In Candidatus Thermoplasmatota archaeon, the sequence AACTGGTAAATCAACGGTAGCACAAAAAATAGCTGTGGACTATCATGCTCATCAAATAAACACGGATGTTGTGAGAAAAGAACTAGCTGGTATAGATAAATTTGAGAGACACCACGACAAACTAAACACTGGTTTATATGACCCGAAAAAAGTTGGTTACACTTACGAGAAGGTTATGGAAAAAGCATCAGATTTTTTGAAAAAAGGGGAAAACGTTGTTTTGGATGCTACATTCCAAAAAAAGAAATACAGGGAAATGGCACATCAAATAGCAGCAAAAAACCATTCTAAGTTAATGATTATCCACTGTGTATGCACGGATGACGTCGTGAGAAAACGTTTAGAACAAAGGTTGAAAAAAAGATCTGTTTCTGATGGGAGATGGGAAATATACGTTGAACAAAAAAAGACTTTTGAGCCATTTACATCAGATGAAAAACATTTTGAGATCGATACATCAAATGAATCATACAATTACAGGATGAACTTTTTCAAAACACTGGTATCAAACATAGGCGAGGTAATGTAATGAAAATTTCTGGTTACAATATCGATTTTGAAACAGCTGTGAAAACGGTTAAAAAAAATGGTTATAAAACATTGGCGATCCAGCTTCCTGAAGGCTTGAAGATGGATGCCCTAAAAATGGTTGACTACCTAGAAAAGGAAACAGATGCAAACATGGTTGTTTCTGCGAGTTCATGTTTTGGTGCATGTGATGTTGCAGACGATGAACTAAAAAACCTTGGTGTAGAATGCATAATACACATAGGACACACACCCATACCAAACATGGATAATTTTTCTATCCCAATAATTTTTATAAACGCACTTTCAACCCATGATGTTACAAAGGTTGTTGAAAAAGCTATACCGTTTTTGAAGGGTAAAAAAATAGGTGTTGTAACAACAGCGCAACACCTACATATGATAGAAAAAACAAGTGATATACTAAAAAAACATAACCTAGAACCAATAGTATCAGATGGTGACAAAAGAATACATAGAAAAGGACAAATCCTCGGGTGTAATTTTACAGCTGGTACAAAAATCGCAGACAAAGTAGACTCTTTTCTATTCATAGGAAGCGGCAACTTCCATCCTCTTGGTCTTCTTTTTGCAACTAAAAAAACAGTTGTCACAGCTGACCCATACACAAACACAGTAAAAACACAAGAACTAGAAGATTTAAAAGATACTATCCTGAAACAGAGATATGGTGCTATGGCTCGTTCAAAAAGCGCAAAAACATTTGGTATATTAGTTGGAACAAAAAAAGGTCAACAGAGAATCAAACTAGCATATGAAATAAAAGAGTTCTTAGATTCAAAACAAAAAAAATCATACATAATCGCGTTGAACAGTTTCTCGCCAATAGTTTTGCAGAGTTTTAGAGACATAGATTGTTTTGTTTCAACAGCATGCCCCAGGATCGCTATAGATGATTATATGCAGTATAAAACACCGATTATAACACCTGTTGAGCTTAAAATTTTGTTTGGTAAAAAGAAATGGGAAGACTACCAGTTTGATCAAATATTATCAGACAACTGATTTTTATCGTGTTTTTACCAAAAATCTTATAAGACATAGTTATTCCTACCCTCTGTATGAACCTACAACAGATAAAAAAACAGGTTGAAACAAAAAAGGTACGCTGGATACAACTACATTTCACCGACCTTATGGGTGGGCTAAGGGTCGTACATATACCAGCAGATAGATTCCTAAAAGATGATATAATAAAAAAAGGTCTTAGATTCGACGGCTCCTCAGTGGGTTTCAGGAAAGTAGAAAAATCAGATATGCTAGCTATACCTGATCAGGACACTTTTATGTTACTACCACATGAAGAAGGTGAAGCACTTATCCGCGCTGATCTATATGATATAGAACTGAACCCCTACCGCGCTGGTCCTAGGCATATTCTTAAAAGAGCGTTGGAAACAGCAAAAACACAGGGTTATGATAAAGTTATGATATCACCTGAAATGGAGTTCTATGCTTTTAACGACCACCCAGATAAATACACACAAATTAAGGAGAACGAAGGCTATTTTATACCACCGCCTCTTGACAATGCAAAAAATTACCGTAAAAAACTCGCAGATATCTTGATGGCATGTGGTTACCAGGTTAAATACCATCATCATGAAACAGGTAAATCACAACATGAAGTGGAAGTAAAAGCCATGGATGCAATAAGAGCAGCAGATTTCTGTTGCTACTTCAAATATCTAGCAAGAGACATAGCATCTATGTTCAACATAGAAATCACATTCATGCCAAAACCATTCTCACAAGAAGCAGGAAACGGTATGCATGCACACATAGCTCTTTACAAAAAAGGGAAAAACATGTTTGCTGATGAAAACGACCCAATGGGTCTCAGCCAAACAGCACGATACTTCATAGGTGGGATACTAGAGCACTCACGTGCCATAGCTGCTTTGGCAAACCCTACATTGAACTCTTATAAACGTTTAATACCACATTTTGAAGCACCAATCTACATAGCTTGGGCGCCACATAACAGGAGTAGTCTAATAAGGATAGCAGCAAAAAAGAATGTTGACATAGAAATAAGAAACGCTGACCCAGCAGCTAACCCATACCTGTTTTTTGCGGCGCTTATACACGCTGGTTTAGATGGAGTAAAGAAAAAAATATCATACGAACCAGTACTAGGAAATATCTACAAAATGACAGATGAGGAAATCAAGAAACACAAAATCAAGAGATTACCCACAAACCTCATGGAAGCACTAGAGGAATTCAAAAAAGATACAGTACTAATGGAAGCAATCGGACGAGATGGTGCAGAACTTTTCATACAAAACAAGACAAACGAATGGCACGAATACATGGTAGAAATAACAGACTTAGATTACAAATTCTATTTCCACTGCTAAAAATTCTATAAGAAAAATTAGTGGGCCTGGAGAGATTTGAACTCTCGACCTACCGGTTATCAGCCGGTTGCTCCATCCAGTCTAAGCTACGGGCCCTGATGAAAGGACGTATAACACTTTTCATATAAAAAGATGATTTATGTTTAATCGATATGTTAATAGATAACTAAATTATTTCTGGTTTCCAATGGATCTAGATAAGATTATTCAGGAGCTTTCACAAAACGAAAAAAAAGTACTACTTACATTAAAAAAATTTAAAGGCAAAGCTCAACCTGAAGAAATTTTTAAAAACGGTGATTTCAACCAAGAAGCAGAGGTGATGAATGCTTCATCATGGCTACAATCAAAGAAATTGGTAACAGTAGAACAGCATATTAAAACAGTTTATTCACTTGGAAAAGAAGGAAAACATTTCCTAGAAAAAGGCCTGCCTGAGAAACGTGCACTAAAATTTATATCTGATAGAAATGGTAGAGCCTCACTAAAAGACCTATCAGCGGTTCTTGATGAACAAGAGAAATCTGTTGCGGTAGGCTGGCTTAAAAGAAATGATTGGGCTATTATAAAAAAAGAGAAAGATGATACGGTTTTGGAGATAACTGAAAAAGGGAAAAAAGCACTTAAAACAGAAACCGAAGAAGAAAAAATACTAGAGTTACTTGACAAAAACCCAAACATCGAGGTTGATAAAAACAAGATCAAATCATTGTTGTCAAGAAAAAACATAATCCGGGAAAAAGAGGTTGTTACTAGTACTGTAATGTTGACTAATTATGGTAAAAAGATTTTAGAAAAGGGTGTTAGCATAGAAGATGAAATCTCTCAGATAACATCCTCGGTGATTAAGAGCGGTGAATGGAGAAACAAAACAATAAGACCATATGATATTCATGCTTTTGCGCCAGCAGTATATGGTGGTAAGGCTCATCCGCTTGTTGATTTGATATCAAAGATAAGGCAGATATTTATTCAGATGGGTTTTGAGGAGATAGAGGGGGATTATGTTGAGTCTTGTTTCTGGAACATGGACATGCTGTTTATACCTCAGGATCATCCTGCTCGTGAGATGCAGGACACATTATATTGTAAGAACCCTTCTAGATTGAAGATAAAAGAAAAAGAGTTGGTTGAGAAGATCGCGAAGGTACATGAGGATGGTGGTGGTACTTCTTCCACTGGTTGGGGTTATAAGTTTTCTACTGCTGAGAGTGAAAGGGTTTTACTGAGAACTCATACAACTGTTAACACAATCAGGTATTTGTATAATCATCCTGAGCCACCTTGTAAGGTTTTTTCCATTGGTAAGGTTTTCAGGAAGGAGAGTATTGATACAACTCATCTACCTGAGTTTTATCAGATTGAGGGTATTGTTCATGAGGAGAACACGAATTTTAGGCAACTGATTGGTGTTTTGAAGGAGTTTTATAACAGGATGGGTTTTGAGAAGATTCGTTTCCGCCCAGGTTATTTCCCTTATACTGAGCCTAGTATGGAGGTTGATGTTTTCTGGAATGGTAAGTGGATGGAGCTTGGTGGTAGCGGCATATTTAGACCAGAGGTTACTGAGCCTATTGGTGTTAAGAACCCTGTTTTAGCGTGGGGTCTCGGTTTAGAGAGGCTTGCTATGATGAAATTCGGTTTGGATGATATCAGGAAGTTGTATGTTAGTGATTTGGATTGGCTTAGAAAGAAATCGTTGATATGATTTTTTTTTATGCCGCATCAGAGACAGCCATAGTAAGTTTTATATAGAAGTGTTTGTATACCGTTTTTGCTTTTAAAGAAAAATTATAAGGAGGCAAAAGAAAATTATGATGGGTGGTCAACAACCTATAATAATATTAAAAGAAGGAACAAAAAGAGAGAAAGGTAAAGGCGCGCAACTAAACAACATAATGGCAGCAAGAGCAATATCAGACGCAGTGAAGTCAACACTAGGTCCAAAAGGTATGGACAAGATGCTCGTTGACTCAATGGGGGATGTAGTAATCACAAACGATGGTGCTACAATCCTAAAAGAGATCGATGTTGAGCATCCTGCTGCAAAGATGATTGTTGAGGTTGCAAAAGCACAAGATGAAGAATGCGGCGATGGAACAACAACAGCCGTAATTTTAACCGGTGAGCTATTAAAATCAGCTGGTGAACTATTGGACCAAAACATCCATCCAACAGTTATAACCAGAGGATATCAGATGGCAACCGAGAAAGCTGTTGAGATATTAAACAAAATAGCGATACCGATAAAACCAGGTGACAAAAACACGCTTAAAGACATTGCAATAACTTCTATGGCAAGCAAGGGCGCAAGCTCTGCAAAAGAGATGCTGGCTGATGTTGTCGTTGAATCAGTATCAAACATTGTAGAAAAGATAGATGGAAAAACCGTTGTTGATCTTGACAATATTCAAGTCCAGAAGAAACAGGGTGGAACAATACAGGATACAGGGATAATAAAGGGTATTATCCTAGACAAAGAACGTGTACATGAAGGAATGCCTAGGCTTGTAAAGAACGCGAAAATCGCCCTTGTTGATGCAGCCCTTGAGGTGAAGAAAACAGAGGTTGATGCAAAAATAGAGATACGAGACCCATCGCAGCTACAAGCATTCTTAGATGAAGAAGAATCCATGCTTAAAAAGATGGTAGATAAAGTAAAAAACAGTGGTGCAAACGTCCTTATATGCCAGAAAGGCATAGACGACCTAGCACAACACTTCCTAGCGAAAGAAGGAATCTACGCTGTTAGACGAGCGAAAAAGAGTGACATGGAAAAACTGGCTAAAGCAACAGGTGCAAGAATCGTAGCAAGCCTAGATGACCTAAGCTCAAAAGACCTTGGACATGCAGGGACCGTTGAGGAAAAGAAATTTGGTGACGACAAAATGACTTTTATAACAGACTGTAAAAACCCGAAAGCAGTCTCAATACTGATACGTGGTGGAACAGAGCATGTTGTTGATGAGCTAGAGCGAGCGCTACACGACGCATTATCAGTTGTAAAAGCTGCTTTAGAAGACGGTAAAATGACAGTTGGTGGTGGTGCAGCTGCAACAGCAATCGCGATGGGTTTAAGAGACTATGCACCAACAATAGGTGGCCGCGAACAGATGGCGATTGAGGCATTCGCAGACGCAATAGAGGTAGTACCAAAGACACTATCAGAAAACGCAGGGCTAGACCCAATTGATATGATGCTGGAAATAAGACGAGAACACAAAAAAGGAAACAAACATGCTGGTGTGGACGTACTCAACGGAAAAGTCGGAAACATGCTTAAAAACAAGGTTATAGAGCCACTGAAAGTCAGCCTACATGAGATCCAAGCTGCATCAGAGGCAGCCACGATGATCCTGAGGATAGACGATATAATAGCCGCAAAAGGCGGTGGTGGTATGCCACCAGGTGGACCTGGTGGTGGCGGTGCGCCAGGTGGAATGCCACCCGGCGGCGGTATGGACGAGTACTAAATCTATCATACCTCTCCTTTATTTTTTTATTTTCATACAACTATGCCTGAGAAGAAAAACGGTGGAAAAAAAAGGGAAATGCAGGAGTCTCTGCAGAGTAAAATAAAAAAACTTGAAGAAAAAATTAAACAACTTGAACAGGAATTAAAAGAAAAAAATGATAAACTCCTACGTTCCTATGCAGATTTACAAAACTATCAAAAAAGAATGGAAAAAGAAATATCAATAAAAGAAGAAGAAACTAGAAAAAAATATCTCTTAGAAATCATTGATTTACATGAGCTACTAAAAAAAGCATATGAGGATAACGACCCAAAACATGGCTTGAAATTAATCCTAAACAACCTCGATAGCTTCTGTGAACATGAACAGGTGAAATCCTTAGATAGTGTAGGAAAAATATTTGACCATAACATTCACCATGCTATTTCCACAGTTGAAAAAGACGACTGCGTTGATGGTGAAATAATCGAGGAGATAAAGAAAGGCTACTATTGTGGGGATAAGCTGTTGAGACCCTCACAAGTTGTTGTAGCAAAAAAGAAGAGCACGAAAAAGGAGGTAGAGTAATATGGGGAAGATTGTAGGAATAGATCTTGGAACAACGAACTCAGAAGTTGCGTATATTGAAGCAGGAAAACCTGTGATCATTAAAAGCGCAGAAGGTCAACCGTATTTCCCATCAGTTGTTGCTTTCACTAAAGATGGTGAAATGCTGGTTGGTGAAGCAGCGAAACGTCAGGCGGTGACAAACCCTGAGGGAACTGTTTTGCGTGTTAAAAGGAAGATGGGTAGCGGAGAAAAAATCACGATCAGGGGTAAAAAGTATTCACCGGAGCAGATATCTGCTTTTATCTTGCAGAAGATAAAGAAGGATGCTGAGGATTTCCTTGGGGAGAAGATCAATGATGCGGTGATTACCGTCCCAGCGTATTTTAATGATGATCAACGTCAAGCGACCAAGGATGCTGGGAAGATAGCTGGTTTCAACGTGAGGCGTATCATTAACGAACCTACTGCTGCTGCGCTCGCCTACGGGCTTGACAAACAGGGGGATCATAAGATTGTTGTGTATGATTTCGGTGGTGGAACCCTTGATGTAACAATAATGGAGGTAGGCGAAGGAGTCTTTGAGGTCTTATCTACAAGTGGTGACACACAGCTCGGTGGCTCTGACATGGACCTAGCTCTGGTGGATTACATAGCTGAGGAGTTTAAGAAAAAACATAAGATAGATCTGAGAAAAGACCCTGCGACTTTACAGCGGGTGTTAGAGGCTGCAGAAAAAGCAAAAATGGAGCTTTCTTCAACGATGCAAACAGAAATAAACCTACCATATATCACCGTGGTGGATGGTGAACCGAAGCATCTTGAGATGAAGCTTACACGGGCTAAGTTCGAGGAGATCATTACACCGATTGTTGATAGATCAGAGAAACCATGCAGACAGGCTTTGCAGGATGCGAAATTGAAACCAGAGGACATCGACCATGTTGTTTTAGTGGGTGGGACAACACGCATACCATTGGTGATGAAAAAGGTTGAGGAGATCTTTGGTAAAAAACCAAAACGAGAGGTTGATCCGATGGAGTGTGTCGCGATTGGTGCAGCGATACAAGCAGGTGTACTCTCAGGTGACATAGACAAAGACATAGTTCTCTTGGATGTGACACCACTGACACTTAGTGTGGAAACACTAGGTGGTGTAGCAACACCCCTAATAGAAAGAAACACTACTGTGCCAACACGGAAAAGTAAGATATTCTCAACCGCAGCTGATAACCAAACCAGCGTAGAAATACATGTTTTACAGGGGGAGAGACCGATGGCAGCTGACAACAAAAGCCTCGGTAGGTTCCATCTAGATGGCATACTCCCAGCACCAAGAGGTGTACCACAAATTGAGGTCACATTCGACATAGATGCTGACGGTATTTTAAAAGTCTCAGCAAAGGACCTTGGAACAGGCAGAGAACAATCAATACGTATTACTGGTTCAACCAAGCTTTCAGACAGTGAAATAGAGCGTATGAAAAAAGAGGCGAAGGAACACGAAGAGGAAGACAGGAAAAGAAAAGAACGAGTAGAGATAAGAAACAACGCAGACAGCCTCGTACATAGCACAGAGAAAACACTGCAGGAGTTAAAAGACAAATTCTCAAAAGAAGACAAAGAAAACATAGAGAACGCACTCAAGGAGCTAAGAGAGGCTTTAACCGGTGATGACACAAACAAGATCAAAGAAAAATCAGATGCTTTGACAAAGGCTCTGCAGAAAGCATCAGCAACCATATACCAGCAGGCGGCACAACAATACCAGCAACAACAAAGCAGCGGAAAACAAGATGAGTCATGGTCAGGTAAACCAGAGGATGACGATAAAACTATAGATGCTGACTACAAAGTAAAAGATGACAAAAAAGGTAAACACAAGTAAAAACAAAAAAAAACTTTTAATCAAAAAAAATTTTTTTCTCTATTTTTATTGTTTTTTGAGTTCTCTGTCTAACTCCTCTAATAACTCTCTTGCTTTTCTGCTTAATCTCGTTGGTGTAACAACACGTATCTCAATGTACAGATCACCGTAGCCTCTACCATGTAAACTAGGCATACCACGCCCCCTGATTTTAAACACATCCCCGTTTTGTGTACCCTCAGGTATTCTTATCCTCTCTATTTCTTTGTTAATAGTCTCAACATCTATCTTTGTCCCAAGTGCCGCCTCAGTAAAATATATCTCCTTAGTCATATAGAGATCCATGCCTCGCCTAGTAAATATCGGATGTTTTTTTATGTGAACAAAAACATAGAGGTCACCATTTTTACCACCTTCAGGACCAGCTTCCCCTTCTCCAGCTAGTCTTAACTGTGAGCCTTCATCAACCCCTCTTGGGATCCTAAGCTCTATACCCCTTGTTCTTTGGACAATGCCTCGTCCGTTACAATTGTAGCACTTCTCTTCGATAAAAGTTCCTTTGCCACCGCATCTATTACAAGTAGTTATCTGAGTGAAGATACCAAATGCTGTACGCTGCGACCTGTTAATTTGCCCTGTACCATTACACTGAGGACATCTTTTCGGCGAAGTCCCAGGTTTAGCACCACTACCATAACACACATCACACCTCTCAGTCCTAGGCACCTCGATCTCAGTTTCAACCCCATTATATGCATCTTCTAGGCTTATTTCAATATCATACCTTAGGTCAGCGCCTCTTCTAAAACGAGGTGCCCTCCTATCAAAACCCATCCTATGACCAAAGAAACGCTCAAAGATATCCTCAAAATCACTAAACCCAAAATCAAAATCCATGCCCCTAAAGATATCACTGAAATCTGTTCCCCTAAATATATCCTCATATGTGTATTGCTGGTCAATACCTGCATGCCCATACTGATCATACAGCCTTCTTTTTTCATCATCATAAAGCACAGCGTACGCCTCAGATATCTCCTTGAATTTTTCCTCAGCAGCTTTTTTATCAGGGTTTTTATCAGGATGGTACTTCAAAGCAAGCCTTCTATAAGCTTTTTTAATCTCCTCCTTAGTCGCATTTCTATCAACAC encodes:
- a CDS encoding glutamine synthetase family protein; this translates as MNLQQIKKQVETKKVRWIQLHFTDLMGGLRVVHIPADRFLKDDIIKKGLRFDGSSVGFRKVEKSDMLAIPDQDTFMLLPHEEGEALIRADLYDIELNPYRAGPRHILKRALETAKTQGYDKVMISPEMEFYAFNDHPDKYTQIKENEGYFIPPPLDNAKNYRKKLADILMACGYQVKYHHHETGKSQHEVEVKAMDAIRAADFCCYFKYLARDIASMFNIEITFMPKPFSQEAGNGMHAHIALYKKGKNMFADENDPMGLSQTARYFIGGILEHSRAIAALANPTLNSYKRLIPHFEAPIYIAWAPHNRSSLIRIAAKKNVDIEIRNADPAANPYLFFAALIHAGLDGVKKKISYEPVLGNIYKMTDEEIKKHKIKRLPTNLMEALEEFKKDTVLMEAIGRDGAELFIQNKTNEWHEYMVEITDLDYKFYFHC
- a CDS encoding nucleotide exchange factor GrpE translates to MPEKKNGGKKREMQESLQSKIKKLEEKIKQLEQELKEKNDKLLRSYADLQNYQKRMEKEISIKEEETRKKYLLEIIDLHELLKKAYEDNDPKHGLKLILNNLDSFCEHEQVKSLDSVGKIFDHNIHHAISTVEKDDCVDGEIIEEIKKGYYCGDKLLRPSQVVVAKKKSTKKEVE
- a CDS encoding phenylalanine--tRNA ligase subunit alpha; amino-acid sequence: MDLDKIIQELSQNEKKVLLTLKKFKGKAQPEEIFKNGDFNQEAEVMNASSWLQSKKLVTVEQHIKTVYSLGKEGKHFLEKGLPEKRALKFISDRNGRASLKDLSAVLDEQEKSVAVGWLKRNDWAIIKKEKDDTVLEITEKGKKALKTETEEEKILELLDKNPNIEVDKNKIKSLLSRKNIIREKEVVTSTVMLTNYGKKILEKGVSIEDEISQITSSVIKSGEWRNKTIRPYDIHAFAPAVYGGKAHPLVDLISKIRQIFIQMGFEEIEGDYVESCFWNMDMLFIPQDHPAREMQDTLYCKNPSRLKIKEKELVEKIAKVHEDGGGTSSTGWGYKFSTAESERVLLRTHTTVNTIRYLYNHPEPPCKVFSIGKVFRKESIDTTHLPEFYQIEGIVHEENTNFRQLIGVLKEFYNRMGFEKIRFRPGYFPYTEPSMEVDVFWNGKWMELGGSGIFRPEVTEPIGVKNPVLAWGLGLERLAMMKFGLDDIRKLYVSDLDWLRKKSLI
- the dnaK gene encoding molecular chaperone DnaK — translated: MGKIVGIDLGTTNSEVAYIEAGKPVIIKSAEGQPYFPSVVAFTKDGEMLVGEAAKRQAVTNPEGTVLRVKRKMGSGEKITIRGKKYSPEQISAFILQKIKKDAEDFLGEKINDAVITVPAYFNDDQRQATKDAGKIAGFNVRRIINEPTAAALAYGLDKQGDHKIVVYDFGGGTLDVTIMEVGEGVFEVLSTSGDTQLGGSDMDLALVDYIAEEFKKKHKIDLRKDPATLQRVLEAAEKAKMELSSTMQTEINLPYITVVDGEPKHLEMKLTRAKFEEIITPIVDRSEKPCRQALQDAKLKPEDIDHVVLVGGTTRIPLVMKKVEEIFGKKPKREVDPMECVAIGAAIQAGVLSGDIDKDIVLLDVTPLTLSVETLGGVATPLIERNTTVPTRKSKIFSTAADNQTSVEIHVLQGERPMAADNKSLGRFHLDGILPAPRGVPQIEVTFDIDADGILKVSAKDLGTGREQSIRITGSTKLSDSEIERMKKEAKEHEEEDRKRKERVEIRNNADSLVHSTEKTLQELKDKFSKEDKENIENALKELREALTGDDTNKIKEKSDALTKALQKASATIYQQAAQQYQQQQSSGKQDESWSGKPEDDDKTIDADYKVKDDKKGKHK
- the thsB gene encoding thermosome subunit beta — encoded protein: MMGGQQPIIILKEGTKREKGKGAQLNNIMAARAISDAVKSTLGPKGMDKMLVDSMGDVVITNDGATILKEIDVEHPAAKMIVEVAKAQDEECGDGTTTAVILTGELLKSAGELLDQNIHPTVITRGYQMATEKAVEILNKIAIPIKPGDKNTLKDIAITSMASKGASSAKEMLADVVVESVSNIVEKIDGKTVVDLDNIQVQKKQGGTIQDTGIIKGIILDKERVHEGMPRLVKNAKIALVDAALEVKKTEVDAKIEIRDPSQLQAFLDEEESMLKKMVDKVKNSGANVLICQKGIDDLAQHFLAKEGIYAVRRAKKSDMEKLAKATGARIVASLDDLSSKDLGHAGTVEEKKFGDDKMTFITDCKNPKAVSILIRGGTEHVVDELERALHDALSVVKAALEDGKMTVGGGAAATAIAMGLRDYAPTIGGREQMAIEAFADAIEVVPKTLSENAGLDPIDMMLEIRREHKKGNKHAGVDVLNGKVGNMLKNKVIEPLKVSLHEIQAASEAATMILRIDDIIAAKGGGGMPPGGPGGGGAPGGMPPGGGMDEY
- the dnaJ gene encoding molecular chaperone DnaJ, producing the protein MQKRDYYEILGVDRNATKEEIKKAYRRLALKYHPDKNPDKKAAEEKFKEISEAYAVLYDDEKRRLYDQYGHAGIDQQYTYEDIFRGTDFSDIFRGMDFDFGFSDFEDIFERFFGHRMGFDRRAPRFRRGADLRYDIEISLEDAYNGVETEIEVPRTERCDVCYGSGAKPGTSPKRCPQCNGTGQINRSQRTAFGIFTQITTCNRCGGKGTFIEEKCYNCNGRGIVQRTRGIELRIPRGVDEGSQLRLAGEGEAGPEGGKNGDLYVFVHIKKHPIFTRRGMDLYMTKEIYFTEAALGTKIDVETINKEIERIRIPEGTQNGDVFKIRGRGMPSLHGRGYGDLYIEIRVVTPTRLSRKARELLEELDRELKKQ
- the dph2 gene encoding diphthamide biosynthesis enzyme Dph2 gives rise to the protein MKISGYNIDFETAVKTVKKNGYKTLAIQLPEGLKMDALKMVDYLEKETDANMVVSASSCFGACDVADDELKNLGVECIIHIGHTPIPNMDNFSIPIIFINALSTHDVTKVVEKAIPFLKGKKIGVVTTAQHLHMIEKTSDILKKHNLEPIVSDGDKRIHRKGQILGCNFTAGTKIADKVDSFLFIGSGNFHPLGLLFATKKTVVTADPYTNTVKTQELEDLKDTILKQRYGAMARSKSAKTFGILVGTKKGQQRIKLAYEIKEFLDSKQKKSYIIALNSFSPIVLQSFRDIDCFVSTACPRIAIDDYMQYKTPIITPVELKILFGKKKWEDYQFDQILSDN